A window of Acidobacteriota bacterium genomic DNA:
CGCTTGCCCGCCGGACTGCTGCGGTCGGTACGGTCTTCGCTCTGCTCGGCGTTCTGGCTGCCGCCCTGCTGACTGAAGCGATCACGCGTCCTCTCAAGGAGGTGATCGACGCGACAAGAGCGGTGACGGATGGTGAAACTGTACCGCGACTCCCGGTCCGCACCTCCGATGAGGTTGGAACGCTGGCTGAATCGTTCAACGAGATGATGAGGAAGCTCCGTGACACCACGGTTTCGCGTGATTTTTTGGATCGTGTCGTCGAGACGATGGGAGAGTGTCTCGTCGTGACCGGCCCCGACGGAACCATCACACACGTCAATCCCGCGGTGTGTAAGCTTTCCGGCGTCAGTGAGGGTGAGTTGCTCGGCCAGAACTGCCGCGACCTTTTTCGAGCCCCCGAGGGCAGAGTCTCGTTGCTCGAAGCCGTTGGGCCGGATGGGTCAGCGCAAGGCCTTGAAACGGAGCTGCTCGCCAAAGGCGGCGAGGCCGTACCGGTGTTGGTGTCGGTTGGGGCGATGAAGGGGAAAACCGGCAGAAGACGCGGATACGTCTTGGTTGCCGCCGATATCAGCGAACGTCTGCGCCACGAGCAGCAGAAAGACGAGTTCGTGACCATGGTCCACCACGAGGTGCGTGGGCCGTTGACGGCCGTTCGTGGTGCCATCGGTTTGCTCGATGGCGGAGTGGCCGGGGAGCTCGGTGAGCGCGGGCAGGAACTGGTCGAAATCGCCCTTCGCAACAGCAAACGAATGGACCGCCTGGTCAACGACCTTCTTGCGGCGAGAAAGCTCCATTCTGGCCGAATGACCTTCCAATTCGAGGAAACGGAGCTGATGCCGCTGATCGAGCAGGCGATCGAGGGCACCGACACCTACGCGGGTGGCCGAGACATCCGGATCGAGATAGTGGATAGTGTACCCGGAGCTCAGGTGACAGTGGATCCGGATCGATTGATTCAGGTCCTGACGAATGTCGTGTCCAATGCTGTACGGTTTTCTTCGCCGGAGGGCGTCGTGGCCGTGGCAGTGGATCGACGCGACGATGGGTTGAGAATAGCGATCTCCGACTCGGGACCTGGTATCGCCGAAGATTTTCGCGACCGGGTTTTCGAAGCATTTGCGCGCGACGAAAGGGAAGACTGGCGCCATCGCAGCGGTTCCGGTCTCGGAATGTGTATCTCGAAGGGGATCATCGAGGAGCTCGGTGGCTCGATCAGCTTCGAGACCGAGGTTGGTGCCGGCACTACCTTTTTCGTAGACATCCCGGAGATTCGGTAGTACAGAACAGGTCCTTGAACGGACGGCAAATCCGGTGAGATAATTCCACGTCGAGAACAGAAATGAGACCTACTTGCTGGATGAATTTACTGTCGGCCTGGACCTTCATAGGTTTCGGCCGGAGGGTTACGGCATCCGTCCGCGCGGAGTCGTCTCGGTTCTTGCGACAGCAGGGACGAGGAAACCGATGCCAATAGCAGGCAACCTCGAAACGATGAACCTCGCGGAACTCCTGCAGTGGTTGGGCAACGGCCGTCAAACTGGCACCCTGGTCGTCAGCAACGGTTCGATCGAGAAGAAGATATTCCTCCGCGACGGCGCCGTCCTGTCATCAGCAAGCTCGGACCCGCGAGGCTTTCTCGGGCATTTCCTGGTCAGCAAGGGGGTGATCAGCGAAGACGATCTCGCCAAGGCCATGAGCCTGCAGGCGACACAGGGCGGGCTTCTGGGCGAAATCTTGGTGGAGGGCGGGGCAATTGATCAGGAAATGCTCGATCACATGCTGCGGCTCAAGGCCGAGGAGAACATCTACGACCTATTCGCCTGGGAAGAGGGGACATTCAAGTTCCGCGACGACGAGTTGCCGGACTACGAGTTGGTGCCGATATCAGCCAACATCACCGGCCTGGTGCTGGAAGGCATTCGTCGCCTTGACCACGCGAAGGAAATAGAGAAGCTGATCCCCTCCATGCAGTGTGTCCCTGTTGCGGTTGGTTCTTTGAAGGACGACGACGAAATGGACTATGGCTGGCTGGGCGTGCTCGAGGCGGTCGACGATGATCGCAGCGTCGAGGACATCTGTCTTCACACCCATTCCTCGGAATTTTTTGTCTGCGATGTGCTTTACGCGAAGGTGCGCGAAGGCAAGATCAAGATTGTCCGACCGCGGGTGATCGAGGTTTCGTCCACGGCCCCGGTTACGCCCGTGCCCGAGGCCG
This region includes:
- a CDS encoding DUF4388 domain-containing protein, whose product is MPIAGNLETMNLAELLQWLGNGRQTGTLVVSNGSIEKKIFLRDGAVLSSASSDPRGFLGHFLVSKGVISEDDLAKAMSLQATQGGLLGEILVEGGAIDQEMLDHMLRLKAEENIYDLFAWEEGTFKFRDDELPDYELVPISANITGLVLEGIRRLDHAKEIEKLIPSMQCVPVAVGSLKDDDEMDYGWLGVLEAVDDDRSVEDICLHTHSSEFFVCDVLYAKVREGKIKIVRPRVIEVSSTAPVTPVPEAEQDQPTSPRTGSTPAPKPTDAETHVSEAVSHIKVGAHDIAVRHIAAARSLDSQNPELVRVVKELETEVVYGLENDGVRFDKIPVLQTTLDDLRAMSFSPEEGFILSRINGSSDIASIVKISPLSEMESLLVFWKLMHSGQITLEDAS
- a CDS encoding PAS domain S-box protein, which translates into the protein MTRLGLRGRFVAFVSAMIVAFGVILTALTVREQNERLSHELEERGKLLTTVVSANATDAMALLDIRELRRLIAEARAQENVVDIVAFDEEGRVLTDGTVKNVRRHELIPEAARRHAAVSEGLLVEFDEDTMVVTKPVLLGSEPLGGVMLRYSLAGLAKEQASLARRTAAVGTVFALLGVLAAALLTEAITRPLKEVIDATRAVTDGETVPRLPVRTSDEVGTLAESFNEMMRKLRDTTVSRDFLDRVVETMGECLVVTGPDGTITHVNPAVCKLSGVSEGELLGQNCRDLFRAPEGRVSLLEAVGPDGSAQGLETELLAKGGEAVPVLVSVGAMKGKTGRRRGYVLVAADISERLRHEQQKDEFVTMVHHEVRGPLTAVRGAIGLLDGGVAGELGERGQELVEIALRNSKRMDRLVNDLLAARKLHSGRMTFQFEETELMPLIEQAIEGTDTYAGGRDIRIEIVDSVPGAQVTVDPDRLIQVLTNVVSNAVRFSSPEGVVAVAVDRRDDGLRIAISDSGPGIAEDFRDRVFEAFARDEREDWRHRSGSGLGMCISKGIIEELGGSISFETEVGAGTTFFVDIPEIR